The region CTTTTAATTATACATATTCAAATATTACCAAAACTGCCCTAGCTTGGACAGAGGATTTGTTAGCTTTAAAGAAGTTTGTTGAAGAAAAGACAGGAGAAACTTATAATTCTTGTTTACTTAATTTATATCACTCTGGACAAGAGGGAATGACTTGGCACAGTGATGCAGAGAAAGATCTAAAAAAGCATGGAGCGATTGCCTCTGTAAGCTTTGGAGCAGTACGAAAGTTTGCTTTTAAGCATAAAGAAAATGGGGTGAAAATTGATGTAGTCTTAGACCATGGTAGTCTTTTAGTTATGAAAGGAAATACACAAGAGAATTGGCTGCATAGACTTGCTCCAACTAAATTGGTGCATACACCTCGTATTAATCTTACATTTAGAACAATTGAAATAAAAGAGTAAATAAGATATTGGAAAATAACAGAATGCTAATCAGTTCAGTGAAGAAACTGTCGCTAAATAGATTCATGTTTTATAGGTGTTTTTTTGAGTTTATAGAAATAAGATAATTTTATAGACTATATATATTAGTGCATATATTTTTTAGTGTAAATATTTCATTTCTTAACAAGAAAGAGATAAATAGTTTGATAGTTATATTTTATTGATAGTTAGCTAGTATAGTTTAATGTATGTCCGTTTGATGTAATAAGAGGGTGTAATGTTGTAATTATCCCATTAAACTAGATAATACCAATTTTTACAATTACTGTATATTAACTAGTTACTTGTTTACATGATCAGTTCCTTTAACCTATAAATTACCAGTATGACACTAAACGGAGATACATTTATAGTTTTGTTAGAACTAATCAAAAAAATATTTATTATGAAAAAAAAATCATTATTCCTTGTTGTATTATTAGTAGGAGCTTTAGGTGTTGCATGCTCTAGTGATGATAATAAACCTGTTATAGAACCTTCTATTGACTTGAAAAAAGATATTCAGAAAAAGTGGGAGTTTACAACCATACAGACTTTAGATAAAGATAAAAAAGTACTTAAAGATTATCTTTCAGCTGGACAATATGAATGTAAGAATAATATTTGGGAATTTAATCTAGAATCAAGGATAGACTTAATGTATCATAAAGATCCAGATCTAAATACATGTGATGAATATAAAAAGACAGTACCTTATTCATTAAAAGATAAAGAATTAGTTACAATAATTGTAAATGATGGAGATCAATTAGTTCCAGCTTTTTTCGAAATTAGAGAGATGACTAAAGATAAGATGGTTCTTTTTGTAAAGAATAACGAATATACAGAAGAGGAAGCTATAAGTAGTAATTTACCTAAAGAAACTCGCTTTATTCAGTATGTGTTAAAAGCTGTAAAATAAACTTAAAACGTCTAAGAGTTTTCTTAGGCGTTTTTTTTAAATGTGGAGTAAAGATAGATATTATCTTAAACCATGGTGGTCTTGTAGTGATAAAACCAACTCAGCAATAGATTTGATTACACAGATTCTATAACTAAGATGGTAAATACTCCATGTATAAATCTTACCTTTAGAACTGTAGTTATAAAAGAATAAATATGACAAGGAAGTCGTTTAGTACACTATCTAATGTGATCAATCATGATTTATGGCAGTCTTTGTGCTCGTTAATACATCAAAAGACTTTAGAAAATAAAGACATGTTAATTAAACAGGGAGAAATTGCTGATAAAATAGTATGGATAAAGCATGGGATTTTACGTTCTTATTTTTTATTGGAGAATGGTGAAGAACGTACTTACTGTATCACTTTTGATGGGAGTATGATGACTGCAATGACTTCATTTATCTCAGGGCAATCTTCTAAAGAAAATATTCAATCTATTGGCAAAACAGAGTTGTATATACTCTATAAGAAGGATGTCGACATGTTATGTAAGGATAGTATTGTATGGACTATTTTTTTTAAAAAGTTGTTAGAAGAGCAGTTTATTGAACTTGAAGAAAAACTTTTTGATATTCAACGTTTGCAAGCTAAAGAGAGATACTTAAAATTATTACATCATCATCCAGAGTATATCCAACATATACCTGGTATTTATTTAGCTTCTTTTTTAAACATAAGCCCAAGACACCTTAGTAGAATACGCAAGGAAGTTGTTTTATAGACCTATGTCCTGTTTGTTATAAACAAAAGTATACAACTTTGTGGCTTTAATCAAAGTAACTATAAATATGAACATTGATAAGCAACTACTAAAAGTATTGCAATCTAGTGCTTGGACTAAAATTCCTTATGAGTTACTCCTAGAGACTAGTCCTGAACAAATACGCATAGAAGAAAATAACTTAATGAAACAGGAAGGGGCATTAGAAACGCCTGATGCAATTCAAGTGTTTAATAAAGAGATTCAGAGCACAGATAAGAAGAGCTTAATCTCTTTGAGAATATACAAGCCTAAGCAAATAGTCAATAATCTTCCTATGATTTTATTCTTTCATGGCGGCGCTTTTATTTTCGGTTCTGGTGATCAATATGACTTTCAGATGTATCCATTAGTACAAGAGACTAATGTTATCATTGTATCGGTAGATTATAGATTAGCTCCCAAATATCCTTTTCCTGCAGCATTAGAGGATAGTGTAAATGCATTACAGTATATATATGAAAATGCAGAAGCTTTTGGTGGGAATAGAAATAATATTAGTGTAATGGGTAGTAGCGCTGGAGGAACTATAGCACTATCATTACTTCACTTAAATAGAGATCATGATAATATTCCTATAACCAGTGGTTTTTTCTTATATCCACCTACATGTGATGAATTAAATACCTCTTCTATGCAAGTTTATGCAAACGCACCTATGCAATCTAAGAAAAGTGCTCGTTATATGTGGAAGTATTACTTATCTGGAAATAGTACTAAATGGATGGAATACGCAGTTCCTAATAAAATGTGTAATTATAAAGGATTACCACCAATGGTTTTTGTGTTAGCAGAATATGATCCTTTAATTGATGAGGCAAAAGAATATATAAAGGCTATAATAGCAAATAATGGGAATGTGAAAGTAAAGCAAGTGCAAGGGGCAGTACATACATTTGATTTTTTTGAATGTAGATTAACTGATGATTTTACAAAGTATAAAGTAGAGTATTTTAAGAAATTACATTCCTTGTAAGTATCTTTAGTGTTTTAATATATTATATGGATAACTTCAAAAAACACTTCAAAAAACACTTAGAAAAATTCCTAGGAAAACTACCAACTACTGAGGTAGAGATTATTGTTTCATATTTTGAACAACTTACAGTTAAGAAAAAAGAATGCATTCAGGAGTCGGGTATGCTATGTGATAAGATGTTCTTTGTTTTACGAGGATGTCTTAGAAGTTATTATGTAAAGACTAATGGGGGGGAACAAACAATAGACTTTGCAATAGAGAATTGGTGGATTACGGATAATAAAGCATTTGAAGAAGGAACTATAAGTAGCTTTTCTATTCAAGCAATTGAGGCCACAGATATCTTAATGATAACAACGAGACAGTTTGTTTTATTGTTAGAGGAATCCCCTATAATGGAGAAGTATTTTAGATGTGTATTTCAGCGAGCGTATGCAGCAGCTCAATATAGACTCAAGTATTTATATGAATTTAGTAGAGAAGAGTTATATTTTCATTTCGAAGAATCTTACCCTGAATTTGTACAGCGCATACCTCAGTATTTAATGGCATCTTATTTAGGTTTTAGCCCAGAGTATTTAAGTGAAATTAAGAAGAAAAAGTTTTCTTAAACAGGTTTAAGTTTTTTGGAGTGTTATAGCTATAGATTTGTTGTTGTTAAAATGATAAAACAAAAACAATGAGAAAAGCAATTTATAAAACAGATCCAAAGGCTTATGATGGAATGTTTATGTTAGAAAAATATCTTAGTGAGTCAAAATTAACACCTATACATAAAGAACTTATAAAAATAAGGACTTCTCAGTTAAATGGTTGTGGATATTGTTTAGATATACATACACAAGATGCGTTAAAGCTAGGGGAATCTAGTAGAAGACTTTTGGTATTGGCTGCATGGAAAGAAACAGAGTTATTTAGTGAAGAAGAGCGAGTAATTCTAGATATGACAGAAGCACTTGTTTTTGTTCATCTTGGAGGGATTAGTGATGAGTTATATAGCAAAGCAATTCAGCTGTTTGACGAAGTTTATTTAGCTCAATTAATAATGTGTATGGTCACAATAAATGCTTGGAATAGGATAGGAGTAGCTACTCATCTTAAAGCAAAGTAATAAAAAAGGGATTGTTTATAAAAACAGTCCCTTTTTCTATTTGTTTTATTTAGTTGGTAAATCTTTTATTTATAGTTAGTAGTAAGATCTACTTCTATTGTATTCAATTCTGCTAAAGCAATGTCTTTTTCGTTTTTAAAGTATTGGTTATCATTAAGGAATAAATCTTTATAATAGTTAATACCATTTAAGATATTCTCTTTTATTTTTGTAATCTGCTTTGCTTTAACAGCAGTATAATCAGTAGATAGAGCGATTACTTCACTCTTAAAATGATCAATGTACATTCTTAGCTCTTTTATAAAAAAATGAGGGCGTAAGTTTGTCTCTATAACATTGTCATTTCCATAGATATGTTTAATCATTTGTTGTAATGAAACTTCTTTAGTGAAATAAGCAATATTAGGACCAGGACAAATTACAACTCCTTGTGATTCACCTTTTATAGGGAGTTTAAGGTCTAAAAATGAGGCATTTGCTAAGCCAATGCACAGACATGATTTTTCAGTTAATGTATTGAATTTTACTTTGTACTCTTCTGTTGTCATATTCTCTTTTTCAAGAGCAAGTTTTTGTAGTTCTATCGTTTGAAACTTTCGCGATGCAGTACATAGTCCTTCATTATCATGGGTCTTGTTAAGGGCTAAGTACTTTCTAGGACAAGAACTACCAGCTTTATCTTTTATGATTCTAGCAGAGCGTATGGCTTCATTAGATGTACCTTTTATACTATTAAAAGGAATCCCCAAAGGAGAAATGTTACTTAGATATAAGTCTTCTTCTTTTGCATTTATTAGAAGTTGACGTGTTTCTGAGTCTACAGAGGTTGCTTCAGGAACAAGTAAGAATGGAGAGCCCCATCCAACAGAATCAAGTTGATAATGATCTAATAAAAATTGGTGTTCAACAGAGGTTCCTACTCCTCCTTGAGCAGTTACTTTTAGCTCTGGATGAGTATTGGGAACGTATTTTCCTTTTTGACTTAGTGATTTGCACATTAAATCAAAAGTAGAATTTATTAACTCCTGTCTTCTAGTTTTAAACTCGTCTAATATTACTCCTAATAGGTATCCATCGGTAGCAAAAGCATGTCCTCCACAGTTTAACCCTGATTCTATGCGATATTCAGATACCCAAAGTCCTTTCTTAGCTAAGAAGTTACCTTGGATTAATGCTGATCTAAAATCACTTACTTTAAGTATAATCCTCTTTTGTAGTCCATGTTCTGGATGAGGAAAGAAAGCGTCAAAGTTCTCGAAGTAACTAAACAGGCGAGGATTCATTCCTGCAGAAAGGACAACAGAAGAACTTAAACTACTATTTGCAAATCCACGTAAGGCAGCATGTGCATCATTAAATTCGATAGGTAAAGCCTCTTTTTTATTGAAGTTTTCACGGTCTACTTTTGTCATGATATTTACATCTATTTCTCCTGGATGAATGTAATTGTCAATGATGTTCTTTAGGTTTTCTATTGATAGTTTTTCATCAATATGTCTTTGTATTCCCTTTCTGATTTCAGATAGATTAGGTAAACTCTCTTTGTAATCCTCTAATTCTTTTCTACTTTCTAATAGATTTGTTTTTAATTTATTAAACTTTTCCTTGACAATAGAGTCTATTGTATTTAGATATGCAGTAATTCTTTTTGCTCTAAAGTCTTCAATTTTTTTAGTAATTTCAGTGTAAGGCAATTCAAATTTCTCACAATAAAAGCGATTCATGCGTTCTATTAGTTCATCATCCATTACAGAAATAGTAGAAGAAATTCCATATTGAGCCACACGTATAGGGCTATCTATAGTGTATGCTAAACCCATTACAGGAATATGAAATGAATGTATTGGTTTTAGTTTCATTTGGTGTTTTTAATTATTCTTAAAGCTGAGGAAATTCATTAAAAAAACTCATATAGAAGCTGATATTTATCATGTAGTTGATTATGATTGTGTTAAACTCAAAATTGACTATAGATTAGATAAATGAAAAGTAAGTATACAAAGTACATCTGAATTAGCGATCTTAGGGTATACTAGTAAGATTATATAGCTATTAAAAGAAGTGGGAGTAGAATCGTTTTGTGGTATTTAGCTAACATTGATTTAAGAGATAAAGGTGTTGAATCTATCATTATATGTATATTTCTTAGCACCTTATAGTTGATTTTTTACAATAGGGAAAGTTTAGTTTATTTATATCATACTGATTTATAATGTATTATTTGCAATCTTAAATAGTTGAGTAATTATTTTAGTATAATATTAAAATAATTGTTGAATTATTTTTAAATTTAATTGATTTTGTAACATATATAAGCACTAACTAAGGCTTTTGGTGATCTATTGTGATATAAAAAAATAACTTAATTCATTAATACCTCTTGTACTATGATAAATGATTATTTGAATAAATTAGTGGGCATTCGTTTAAAAGGTAGAAAAAAAGAATTAATACATGGGATTGTATTAGCTTGTAATGAGAAATGGGTATTGACTAAATGTAACTCAGTTGATTATGTAGTAGATGGATACGAGCTGATACCAATAGATAAAATATCGACTATAGAACGTGGAGAAAATATTGTTTTTATTGAAGAGGTGCTTAAAGCTAAACATATTGATTTCCATACTATCCCAATTGTGCTTAAAAGTAATATTTTCGAAACTTTGATCGAAATAGGTAATAAGTATGGGGCTTTCGGATTAGAATTTAAAGAAGAGGATTGTGTTTACGTTGGTAAGTATGTTGATAGTGAAGATAATGATTATTTTGCGTTTGAAGAATTATCTGCCTCTGGTGAATGGTTTGAAGAAATAGAAGAGTTTAAGATTTCTAAGGTTTATAAAATTGACTTTGATAGTGATTACGTAGAATCTTTATTACTGTATACAAATAGGAAGCTTAGTGAATAATAAGATTAGAATTTTTTAATTTACTCTATCGATAAATTGCATGATTATTGATTATTAGAAAAGCAAACGAATATATTTTAACCAATATTAAAAGATTTATTATGAAGAAAATTTTTAGCCTTTTATCAACTGCATTCTTGAGTGTATTGTTGTTTAGTTGTAGTACTGACGATAACTATGATGATTTAAGTAATTTAGTTGGCGGTTTTACTATGGTGAATGCATACGAGAGTGATGCTGCTGTATTATATGTGGCAGATGGGCGTCCTGTACAGAATCCTTATTATCCATTGTTTTATCAAAGTGTAGGATATGTTAATCTATGGCAAGGTATACGTAATATAGATGTACTGGGAAGTATTTCTAATAAACGATTAACTTCAAACATACAGAAGATTGAGAGTCAAAAGTTTTATACTTCATTTATAGGAGGAAGCTCTAAGAAAGTAATTCACTTTATTACTGAAGATCAAATTAAGAAGATAAATCCTTTGAATGGGACAAAACAATCAGGGGTTCGCTTTTTTAATTTGAGTTCAGATGATGTTACGGCAACTGTTGAGTTTGATGACAAAATCTTAGTGAAAGAATTCGAAGCTCGAGTGCAAGATGATGAGAAAACAGCAATTAAAACTCAAGAGTTTTCTACAGTGGAATCTAAAACATATATGATCTCGATAAAAGATAAAGAAGGAAAAGTATTAGTTACCAGAGATAAAGTAATTTTTAATCCTTCTCAATATTATTCTATCATCTTGATAGGTTCTAAGGATAACAAAGAGAAACCATACTATATTGGAATTATTAATCAAGCTGTGAAGTAAGAAAAAGCTTTTTATGATGTACAAAAATCCCTTGGGAACCACAGTGTTCTTAAGGGATTTTTTGATATAATGATTTACTCGTGTAGTAAGGGTGGATTTTTGTTGGGCTTCAGGCTACTTTTCTTAGTGAAGTAACTGATAGGCTAAATTAAAGCACTAGGTAAGGGATGTGTACCTAAGCTCATATAAAGAAATAAATCAATAATAAAGGCATGTGAATAGTATCAAATTAGACTATAAAGATATGTTATTTTAGAAGGCTCGTTGTAACACAGTTGTTTTTATGTAATATCTTT is a window of Myroides oncorhynchi DNA encoding:
- a CDS encoding carboxymuconolactone decarboxylase family protein, whose product is MRKAIYKTDPKAYDGMFMLEKYLSESKLTPIHKELIKIRTSQLNGCGYCLDIHTQDALKLGESSRRLLVLAAWKETELFSEEERVILDMTEALVFVHLGGISDELYSKAIQLFDEVYLAQLIMCMVTINAWNRIGVATHLKAK
- a CDS encoding Crp/Fnr family transcriptional regulator, whose product is MTRKSFSTLSNVINHDLWQSLCSLIHQKTLENKDMLIKQGEIADKIVWIKHGILRSYFLLENGEERTYCITFDGSMMTAMTSFISGQSSKENIQSIGKTELYILYKKDVDMLCKDSIVWTIFFKKLLEEQFIELEEKLFDIQRLQAKERYLKLLHHHPEYIQHIPGIYLASFLNISPRHLSRIRKEVVL
- a CDS encoding alpha/beta hydrolase, producing the protein MNIDKQLLKVLQSSAWTKIPYELLLETSPEQIRIEENNLMKQEGALETPDAIQVFNKEIQSTDKKSLISLRIYKPKQIVNNLPMILFFHGGAFIFGSGDQYDFQMYPLVQETNVIIVSVDYRLAPKYPFPAALEDSVNALQYIYENAEAFGGNRNNISVMGSSAGGTIALSLLHLNRDHDNIPITSGFFLYPPTCDELNTSSMQVYANAPMQSKKSARYMWKYYLSGNSTKWMEYAVPNKMCNYKGLPPMVFVLAEYDPLIDEAKEYIKAIIANNGNVKVKQVQGAVHTFDFFECRLTDDFTKYKVEYFKKLHSL
- a CDS encoding alpha-ketoglutarate-dependent dioxygenase AlkB family protein, giving the protein MDLFSDYSQAFTTILPYDGEVDYYGIVLNKQQSDFYYTQLMSDIEWQNDQAVIFGKKVITKRKVAWYGDIAFNYTYSNITKTALAWTEDLLALKKFVEEKTGETYNSCLLNLYHSGQEGMTWHSDAEKDLKKHGAIASVSFGAVRKFAFKHKENGVKIDVVLDHGSLLVMKGNTQENWLHRLAPTKLVHTPRINLTFRTIEIKE
- a CDS encoding Crp/Fnr family transcriptional regulator, giving the protein MDNFKKHFKKHLEKFLGKLPTTEVEIIVSYFEQLTVKKKECIQESGMLCDKMFFVLRGCLRSYYVKTNGGEQTIDFAIENWWITDNKAFEEGTISSFSIQAIEATDILMITTRQFVLLLEESPIMEKYFRCVFQRAYAAAQYRLKYLYEFSREELYFHFEESYPEFVQRIPQYLMASYLGFSPEYLSEIKKKKFS